The Terriglobus roseus region GTCTTTGCGTTGTGGGGCATAGAATGAATCCATGGCACGCGGATGGGAGAAAGAAGACGTGGACGCACCAGAACCAACTCCAGCAGCAAAGCCGGCTACGGCGGCAGAACAGCAGCGCACGGAACGTGAGAAGAAGCGCCGCGTGCAGGAGCTTGAGCTGCAGCGCGAACGCGTCCTCAGCGAGCGCACCTCCAGCCCACATCGCCGTTCCGCTCTTGAGGCAGCCCTGCTTGAGATTGAGCGTGAACTGGGTGAACTTGGCTGGGGCATCCATATCTGATCAGGGGCTTTCCTGAGCGTCTCGCGATAAACTTACGGGAACGCATCAAGGAGTACGCACCCACACATGTCTGCCGTAGCAGAAACAGCCGCGACCACGCCGCGCCGTAGCGTGATGACTTTTCAGGAAACATTATTTGCCCTGCAACGCTTTTGGGCGGAGCAGGGCTGTGTCCTGCAGCAGCCGTACGACACGGAGATGGGCGCAGGCACCATGTCGCCGGACACCTTCCTGCGTGTTCTTGGCCCCACACCGGTTCGTATCGCCTACGCGCAGCCCTCGCGCCGTCCGGCAGACGGTCGTTATGGCGATAACCCCAATCGCCTGTACAAGCACACCCAGTTTCAGGTCATCCTGAAACCGCCACCTGCCAACATCCAGGAGCTCTACCTCAAGAGTCTTGAGGCCATCGGCATTGTGCTGGCCGAGCACGACATCAAGTTTGAAGAGGACAACTGGGAATGGCCCGTGGGCGGCGCCTGGGGCGTCGGCTGGCAGGTCATGATGGACGGCCAGGAGATCACGCAGTTCACCTACTTCCAGCAGTGCGGTGGCATGGATCTGGACCCCATCAGCGGCGAGATCACCTACGGCATGGAACGCCTGACCCAGTTCCTGCAGGACAAGGAATCCATCTACGACATTGAGTGGGCGAAGGAGCCGGACACCGGCAAGATCACCACCTACGGCGACATCCGCCTCTACGAAGAGCAGCAGCTCTCGGCCTTTGCGTTTGACCACGCAGATGTATCGAAGCTCTGGCTGCATCTTGAGAATTACGAGGCGGAATGCCTCGGCCTTCTGGAAGCCTTCAAAGCGCTGCCGGAAGATGCGGATGAAGTCGCGGTCAAGCGTTTCCCCGTGCTTGGCGCGTATGAACTGGCATTGAAGTGTTCGCAATTGTTCAACCTGCTGGACGCACGCGGCGCCATTTCCGTAACGGAGCGCGTGGGCATCATGGCTCGCATCCGCACGCTGATTGTGGGCGTGGCGAAGATCTACGCGGAGCAGGTGGAACGCCTTGCTGCCTTGAAAGAAAAGGCTGGTGCATAGTGGCAGAGTTTCTGTTTGAGATTGGATTGGAAGAAGTTCCCGCACGCATGTTGCCGGGAGCGGAAGCAGAACTGACGAAGCGTGTCAGCGACCTGCTCACGCGCGAACGTCTCGTCGAAGAAGGCTTCTCGGTTGAGAGCTACTCCACGCCGCGCCGCCTGGCCGTATGGGTTAAGGGTGTGATCGCGCAGCAGGCCGACGCAGAAGAAGAACTCGTTGGACCGCCGGTAAAGGCTGCCTACAAAGATGGCCAGCCCACCAAGGCTGCAGAAGCCTTCGCGGAGAAGGCTGGTATCCCAGTCGATCAACTTCGCACCATCACCAACGCCAAGGGCGAATACCTCGCAGCTACCGCAAAGCGCGCAGGCAAGTCGTTCTCTGAGGTTGTTCTCGCGGAACTGCCAAAGGAAATCGCGGCCATGTACTGGGCCAAGAACATGCGCTGGCGTCCGTTCCTGCCAGAGCGTTTCGTGCGCCCCATCAAGTGGATTCTCGCGCTCCTCGACGGTGCAGTCCTCCCCGTGGAATGGGCAGGCATCACTGCGTCCAATGTCACTTATGGCCACCGTGTTCTCTTCGGCTACGAGCCCATCACCATCGCCGCGCCCGCTGAATACGCGGACAAGCTGTACCAGGCGAAGGTTATGGTCAACGTGGAGCATCGCCGCGAACGCATCCGCAAAGACCTCGACAAAGCCACGCGCACCGTTGAGGGCGCTCGCTGGCGCGAAGACCGTCCGCTGGTTGACAAGGTAACGCATCTGACCGAGTGGCCCACCGTCCTCCTCGGCAAGTTTGAAGACGAGTTCCTGGCCCTACCAGAAGAAGTTCTCGTAACGGTCATGCGTGACCACCAGAACTACTTCGCGCTTGAGAATGGCGAACACATGCTGCAGCCGTATTTTCTCGCCGTGCTCAATACAGAGCCAGTGGGCGAGGGCGTTGAGATCATCCGCCACGGCAACGAACGCGTTCTGCGCGCCCGCTTCAACGACGCACGCTTCTTCTACGAGTTCGATCAGCGCATCTCGCTGCAAGAGCGTGTCGAACTGCTGAAGAACGTCACCTTCCAGAAGGAACTCGGCTCGTACTACGCGAAGATGGAGCGCACCAATGCGCTCGTCGTCACGCTGGGCCAGTTCGTGCGTGAACGCGCGAATGCGCAGCGTGGTCAGGGCCTGAGCGTGAAGCTGGATGCACTCACCACTGCTGCAACGCTGGCCAAGGCCGATCTCACCACCGAACTGGTGAAGGAGTTCACCGAGCTACAGGGCATCGTGGGTGGTCTATACGCGCGTGCCCAGGGTGTGGACGAAGCCGCTGCTATCGCCATCTACGAGCAGTACCAGCCCGCAGGTATGGAAGACGCCGTCCCATCCACCGTTGAGGGTCAGTTGCTCTCGATCGCGGACAAGGCAGACACCATCGCCGGCATGTTCGGTCTCGGCATGCAGCCAACAGGATCGAAGGATCCCTTCGGTCTGCGTCGCGCGGCCAACGGCATCGTCAAGATCCTTGCGGAAAGCGATCTGCCGCTGACGCTCGGCGAAATCGCAGGTGCTGCCACGAATAACGACACCCTCTGCGCCAACGTAAAGAGCTTCCTTAGCGAGCGCCTGGAGTGGTATCTCCGCGATATCCGCGGCGGAGCCTACGACGTGGTGAAGGCCGTCATGATCACTGAGCCGGACGACGTACGCGATGCCATGAAGCGCGTTGATGCCGTCTCCGCTGCACGCACAGGTGCAGACTTCGCCGCTATCGCTGCAGCATTCAAG contains the following coding sequences:
- a CDS encoding glycine--tRNA ligase subunit alpha, with the translated sequence MSAVAETAATTPRRSVMTFQETLFALQRFWAEQGCVLQQPYDTEMGAGTMSPDTFLRVLGPTPVRIAYAQPSRRPADGRYGDNPNRLYKHTQFQVILKPPPANIQELYLKSLEAIGIVLAEHDIKFEEDNWEWPVGGAWGVGWQVMMDGQEITQFTYFQQCGGMDLDPISGEITYGMERLTQFLQDKESIYDIEWAKEPDTGKITTYGDIRLYEEQQLSAFAFDHADVSKLWLHLENYEAECLGLLEAFKALPEDADEVAVKRFPVLGAYELALKCSQLFNLLDARGAISVTERVGIMARIRTLIVGVAKIYAEQVERLAALKEKAGA
- the glyS gene encoding glycine--tRNA ligase subunit beta, with the translated sequence MAEFLFEIGLEEVPARMLPGAEAELTKRVSDLLTRERLVEEGFSVESYSTPRRLAVWVKGVIAQQADAEEELVGPPVKAAYKDGQPTKAAEAFAEKAGIPVDQLRTITNAKGEYLAATAKRAGKSFSEVVLAELPKEIAAMYWAKNMRWRPFLPERFVRPIKWILALLDGAVLPVEWAGITASNVTYGHRVLFGYEPITIAAPAEYADKLYQAKVMVNVEHRRERIRKDLDKATRTVEGARWREDRPLVDKVTHLTEWPTVLLGKFEDEFLALPEEVLVTVMRDHQNYFALENGEHMLQPYFLAVLNTEPVGEGVEIIRHGNERVLRARFNDARFFYEFDQRISLQERVELLKNVTFQKELGSYYAKMERTNALVVTLGQFVRERANAQRGQGLSVKLDALTTAATLAKADLTTELVKEFTELQGIVGGLYARAQGVDEAAAIAIYEQYQPAGMEDAVPSTVEGQLLSIADKADTIAGMFGLGMQPTGSKDPFGLRRAANGIVKILAESDLPLTLGEIAGAATNNDTLCANVKSFLSERLEWYLRDIRGGAYDVVKAVMITEPDDVRDAMKRVDAVSAARTGADFAAIAAAFKRMKNLVEQAKAKGEVFTPGSKHEFLTEPVERALAEEAGRRAAWVEGLRKDGDYTLALATIAELRPFVDAFFDKVMVMAPEPQLRAARLGLLLRILMDYSKVADFSEIVIAG